A region from the Maridesulfovibrio zosterae DSM 11974 genome encodes:
- a CDS encoding MarC family protein, translating to MLPIFFQTYLKLFFILTPFFAISAFLSLTQEMSPAERRKIAVKVTFAVIIISLIIYLYGRYLFELFGITLDAFRIGAGAVLFLSALNMVGGGTKKFEAGGEDDDIAVVPLAMPIIVGPGTIGALLVMGSAVHGYKDMAFACSALVAAVLTLGFLLFVSSGLKRLLGKRGLGIMSRLTGLLVASIAAQIFFTGLRNFMLD from the coding sequence ATGTTACCAATTTTTTTTCAGACATATTTAAAGCTGTTTTTTATTTTAACACCTTTTTTTGCTATATCGGCTTTTCTTTCTCTTACGCAGGAGATGAGCCCAGCTGAACGTAGGAAAATTGCTGTTAAAGTCACGTTTGCAGTAATTATAATCTCATTGATAATATATCTTTATGGCCGATATCTTTTTGAGCTTTTCGGCATTACCCTGGATGCTTTCCGCATCGGCGCTGGAGCAGTCCTATTTCTTTCCGCACTGAACATGGTCGGCGGCGGCACAAAGAAATTTGAAGCTGGAGGGGAAGATGATGATATTGCAGTTGTACCGCTTGCTATGCCTATTATTGTCGGTCCCGGAACTATAGGTGCTCTCCTTGTTATGGGGTCAGCAGTTCATGGATATAAGGATATGGCTTTTGCCTGTTCTGCACTTGTTGCTGCTGTATTAACTTTGGGATTTCTGTTATTTGTCTCTTCAGGTCTTAAGCGTCTTCTTGGTAAAAGAGGGCTCGGAATTATGAGTCGATTAACAGGACTTCTTGTTGCATCAATTGCTGCTCAAATATTTTTCACTGGTTTACGCAACTTCATGCTGGATTAG
- the mlaD gene encoding outer membrane lipid asymmetry maintenance protein MlaD — MKKYPKETVVGFFVFLGLIAIIYMSVKLGDVQMFSDDHYHVKASFNDITGLRVKSPVEMMGVPIGYVTDINLDLKNQKAVLTLSIEKRIELLDDAIASVKTSGLIGDKYVKITPGGVGDPIEEGGMIIETESAIDIEDLISKYVFGKV; from the coding sequence ATGAAAAAGTATCCCAAGGAAACAGTGGTCGGTTTTTTTGTATTTCTCGGACTGATCGCCATTATTTATATGAGTGTAAAGCTCGGTGACGTGCAGATGTTTTCTGACGATCATTATCATGTTAAAGCCAGTTTTAATGATATTACCGGTTTACGAGTCAAATCACCGGTAGAAATGATGGGGGTTCCCATCGGCTACGTTACAGACATAAATCTTGACCTGAAAAATCAGAAAGCTGTTCTCACTCTTAGCATTGAAAAAAGAATTGAACTCCTAGATGATGCCATAGCATCAGTCAAAACTAGCGGTTTAATTGGTGATAAATATGTAAAAATAACCCCCGGTGGAGTTGGTGACCCCATTGAAGAGGGGGGAATGATTATTGAAACAGAATCAGCCATTGATATTGAAGACTTGATAAGTAAGTATGTTTTTGGCAAGGTTTAA
- the argJ gene encoding bifunctional glutamate N-acetyltransferase/amino-acid acetyltransferase ArgJ — translation MLKTPKGYKFASIDAGFKYSGRNDLALILSDVPAVAAAVFTKNKFQAAPVTVGKDILADSKIVRGAIINAGLANACTGEEGIADCKESLELAAKHLGLTPRDLLPSSTGVIGPRFDMEKWKAVAPRLAEQVGKDDAVNTAKAIMTTDKFPKLAWGEITCEGKQITMLGMCKGAGMISPNMATMLGFIICDADVDENWWQETLNKCINKSFNCVTVDGDTSTNDTVQAFANGASGIKADTDVKRSALEALLLDICQQLSYMIVQDAEGGTKVMTIDVSGAATDQDAELMVRAVGNSPLVKTALFGEDPNWGRIVAAAGRSGAEFDPNKLTLSFGKIVVFEKGKPVQGDLDALLAPLMRKQDIDIFITLGDGEGHSILKASDLTREYININADYRS, via the coding sequence ATGCTTAAAACTCCTAAAGGATATAAATTTGCCAGTATCGATGCTGGGTTTAAATATAGTGGCCGTAATGATTTAGCCTTAATCTTGAGTGATGTTCCAGCTGTTGCAGCTGCAGTTTTTACAAAAAACAAATTTCAGGCCGCACCTGTCACTGTAGGTAAAGATATTCTTGCAGATTCAAAGATTGTGCGTGGAGCCATTATTAATGCAGGACTTGCAAATGCCTGTACCGGAGAGGAAGGCATTGCTGACTGTAAAGAAAGCCTTGAACTTGCTGCAAAGCATCTTGGCCTAACACCTCGTGATTTATTGCCATCTTCAACCGGAGTGATAGGACCACGGTTTGATATGGAAAAGTGGAAAGCTGTCGCTCCTAGATTGGCAGAACAGGTAGGCAAAGATGATGCTGTAAATACTGCTAAAGCCATTATGACTACTGATAAATTTCCCAAACTGGCCTGGGGGGAGATCACATGCGAAGGTAAGCAGATAACAATGCTTGGCATGTGCAAAGGAGCAGGCATGATATCTCCGAACATGGCGACAATGCTAGGATTTATTATTTGTGATGCCGATGTAGACGAGAACTGGTGGCAGGAAACTCTGAATAAATGTATCAATAAATCTTTTAACTGCGTGACTGTTGACGGTGACACCAGCACTAATGATACTGTTCAAGCTTTTGCTAATGGGGCTTCCGGAATAAAAGCAGATACAGATGTGAAACGTTCTGCTCTTGAAGCACTCCTATTAGATATCTGCCAGCAGCTTTCATATATGATAGTTCAAGATGCTGAAGGCGGAACTAAAGTCATGACTATAGATGTATCAGGTGCTGCAACAGACCAAGATGCTGAACTTATGGTCCGTGCAGTAGGCAACTCACCACTCGTTAAAACAGCCCTTTTCGGCGAGGATCCCAACTGGGGTAGAATCGTTGCTGCAGCTGGAAGAAGCGGTGCGGAGTTTGATCCTAACAAATTGACTCTTAGCTTTGGTAAGATTGTTGTTTTTGAAAAAGGAAAACCTGTGCAGGGTGATCTGGATGCCTTGCTGGCACCGCTCATGAGAAAACAAGATATAGACATATTCATTACGTTGGGTGACGGTGAAGGACATTCAATTCTTAAGGCATCTGACCTTACACGTGAATATATCAATATTAATGCTGACTACAGATCATAA
- a CDS encoding YfcE family phosphodiesterase, whose product MKIAVISDTHLREPNKRLTEVFNTHLADTDLLLHCGDLVSFSVWQFFCQHPNFHAALGNCDEWQLSDYLQALQSVSFHGLKIGIAHGWGSRSQVSLNVVQSFGTGYDLVCYGHTHIRDWSIVRGVQMLNPGSLTSPRDDLPPSVAIVSVDDEENMECTFIPVD is encoded by the coding sequence GTGAAAATTGCAGTTATCTCAGACACACACCTCCGTGAGCCGAATAAAAGGCTTACGGAGGTTTTTAATACCCACCTTGCGGATACAGACCTACTGCTTCATTGTGGTGACTTAGTCTCTTTTTCCGTCTGGCAGTTTTTTTGCCAGCATCCAAACTTTCATGCCGCCTTGGGGAATTGTGATGAATGGCAACTTTCAGATTATTTGCAGGCCCTACAGTCTGTATCTTTTCATGGACTAAAAATCGGCATTGCTCACGGCTGGGGCAGCCGTTCACAGGTATCACTAAACGTGGTTCAATCCTTCGGGACGGGTTATGATCTTGTTTGCTATGGACACACTCATATACGAGACTGGTCTATTGTAAGGGGTGTGCAAATGCTTAACCCCGGCAGCCTGACATCGCCCAGAGATGACCTTCCTCCTTCCGTTGCAATTGTCAGTGTAGACGATGAGGAAAATATGGAATGTACGTTTATTCCTGTTGATTGA
- a CDS encoding MlaA family lipoprotein, producing the protein MTRTYSTSLLAFIVLTFILLTFPSQVRSEETTEPILVAQVGSGIIGAVKNNPEEYAGDEFSEDLWGDSEHNEQAESSDPWQGYNRAMFDFNDFMYFNVMKPATKGYMWAVPLRPRTWANNFFQNMLYPVRLTGCLLQGKFFTAGAETSKFIANSFFGLGGLGNVAGEAQSTMPLYIGDEDMGQTFGVWGIPNGPYVVLPLLGPSTVRDAVGFGIDTFALNPFWWFGIPWYYSLSAGAYNQINKLSFHIGEYESLKEGAIDPYLGLRDVYLNYRAKQVRDSRNNPDRPKPQMTTNPDATPQKK; encoded by the coding sequence ATGACACGGACATATTCTACATCCCTTCTAGCATTCATAGTACTCACTTTTATACTGCTGACATTTCCATCGCAGGTAAGATCAGAAGAAACGACAGAGCCAATTCTTGTTGCACAAGTCGGATCTGGAATCATCGGTGCAGTAAAGAATAACCCCGAAGAATATGCTGGAGACGAATTCAGCGAAGACTTATGGGGCGACTCTGAGCACAATGAGCAAGCTGAATCTTCTGATCCCTGGCAGGGATATAACCGTGCCATGTTTGATTTCAACGACTTTATGTACTTTAATGTCATGAAGCCTGCGACAAAAGGATATATGTGGGCAGTTCCTTTACGCCCTAGAACATGGGCTAATAACTTTTTCCAGAATATGCTTTACCCCGTAAGACTCACAGGTTGTCTGCTACAGGGTAAATTTTTTACAGCGGGTGCTGAAACATCCAAATTTATCGCCAATTCTTTTTTCGGTTTAGGCGGTCTAGGTAATGTTGCAGGTGAAGCACAATCAACAATGCCGCTTTATATTGGTGACGAAGATATGGGGCAGACATTCGGCGTTTGGGGTATTCCCAATGGACCGTATGTAGTTCTGCCACTTCTGGGACCTTCCACTGTTCGTGATGCAGTTGGATTTGGAATTGATACCTTTGCTCTAAACCCTTTCTGGTGGTTCGGCATCCCTTGGTATTATTCACTTTCAGCAGGTGCATACAACCAGATCAACAAACTTTCCTTCCATATCGGAGAATATGAATCGCTTAAGGAAGGTGCTATTGATCCTTACCTTGGTTTAAGAGATGTCTACCTGAATTATCGGGCTAAACAGGTTCGTGATTCTAGAAACAATCCGGACAGGCCTAAACCCCAAATGACAACGAACCCTGATGCAACACCACAAAAAAAATAA
- a CDS encoding aconitate hydratase, which translates to MGFNITEKIISRHLVDGKMEPGTEVGLRIDQTLTQDATGTMAYLQFEAMGIDKVQTELSVSYVDHNTLQMGFRNPDDHQYLRTVAAKHGVVFSPAGTGICHQLHLENFAKPGKTLIGSDSHTPTAGGLGSLAMGAGGLSVALAMAGQPYSIPMPKVVKVELSGQLSGWASAKDIILHLLGEMTVKGGVGKVFEFGGEGVKTLTVPERAVITNMGAELGATTSIFPSDENTRAFLKAMGREEDFSELIADDDATYAEVVKINLSELEPLVAQPHMPDRVVTVKSLAGLKVNQSAIGSCTNSSYSDLKTTALILKDQQLPEGVDLMISPGSKQVLKMLASEGFIAPLLDSGARLLECTCGPCIGMGGSPTSAGVSVRTFNRNFEGRSGTQDAKVYLASPQTAAKLALAGEFTDPASWGTPPEKIDFPADIPSIRHLFIFPNEKSAEVEIVRGPNIIPLESFSALSDVISSVVRLKVGDDITTDHILPAGAQITALRSNIPAISEYIFSRVDEEFVSRMKNSENGIILGGENYGQGSSREHAALGPRHLGVVAVIVKSLARIHRANLVNFGILPLVLSDKSDYDKLSEGSSLTIDTTSIVAGGETAATTGEGSTIMVKNDLSEKELAIIKAGGLLNYVGNQ; encoded by the coding sequence ATGGGTTTTAATATTACTGAAAAGATTATTTCTCGACATCTGGTGGACGGCAAAATGGAGCCGGGAACAGAAGTCGGTCTAAGAATTGATCAGACACTTACTCAGGATGCCACTGGAACTATGGCCTATCTGCAATTTGAAGCAATGGGTATCGATAAGGTTCAGACAGAACTATCTGTTAGTTATGTTGATCATAACACATTACAGATGGGCTTTCGTAACCCCGATGACCACCAGTACCTGCGCACAGTAGCTGCAAAGCACGGGGTTGTATTCTCACCTGCCGGTACAGGCATCTGTCACCAGCTTCATCTGGAAAACTTTGCTAAACCCGGTAAAACTCTGATCGGTTCTGACAGCCATACACCCACTGCCGGTGGACTTGGTTCACTGGCAATGGGCGCCGGCGGATTATCTGTTGCTCTGGCTATGGCCGGGCAGCCATACTCAATTCCAATGCCTAAAGTTGTTAAAGTTGAGCTTTCCGGTCAACTCAGCGGCTGGGCTTCTGCAAAAGACATTATTCTCCATCTGTTAGGAGAAATGACTGTAAAAGGCGGAGTGGGAAAAGTATTTGAATTCGGTGGAGAAGGAGTCAAAACTCTTACAGTTCCTGAACGCGCTGTTATTACAAACATGGGCGCTGAGCTGGGTGCTACGACTTCAATCTTCCCAAGTGATGAAAACACTCGAGCTTTCTTAAAGGCCATGGGCCGCGAAGAAGATTTTTCAGAACTGATTGCTGATGATGACGCTACTTATGCAGAAGTCGTAAAAATTAATCTTTCTGAACTTGAACCACTTGTCGCGCAGCCGCATATGCCGGATCGTGTGGTTACTGTTAAGTCTCTTGCAGGTCTTAAAGTCAACCAGTCTGCTATAGGTTCCTGTACAAACTCTTCTTACTCAGACCTGAAAACAACAGCTCTTATTTTAAAAGATCAGCAGCTTCCTGAAGGCGTAGATCTTATGATCTCTCCAGGTTCAAAGCAAGTTCTTAAAATGCTTGCTTCAGAAGGTTTCATTGCTCCTCTCCTTGACTCCGGAGCAAGGCTTCTCGAATGTACATGCGGTCCATGCATCGGCATGGGCGGTTCCCCTACATCCGCAGGAGTCAGCGTAAGAACTTTCAACCGCAACTTTGAAGGTCGCAGTGGAACTCAGGATGCAAAAGTCTATCTTGCAAGTCCGCAAACAGCAGCAAAGCTCGCTCTTGCAGGGGAATTTACTGATCCCGCAAGCTGGGGAACACCTCCTGAGAAGATTGACTTTCCTGCTGACATTCCTTCCATTCGCCACCTTTTCATTTTTCCCAATGAAAAGAGTGCTGAAGTTGAAATTGTTCGCGGCCCTAATATCATTCCGCTTGAATCGTTCTCTGCACTTTCAGATGTAATATCATCTGTAGTCCGTCTTAAAGTAGGAGATGATATTACCACTGATCACATTTTGCCGGCAGGAGCACAGATTACTGCTTTGCGTTCTAACATCCCGGCTATCAGTGAATATATTTTCAGCCGCGTTGATGAAGAATTTGTAAGTCGCATGAAAAATTCTGAAAACGGAATTATCCTCGGCGGAGAAAACTACGGACAGGGCTCAAGCCGCGAACATGCGGCCCTGGGACCCCGTCATCTGGGTGTTGTTGCAGTAATTGTCAAGTCACTTGCACGTATTCATCGTGCAAATCTTGTCAATTTTGGCATTCTACCCCTTGTACTATCTGACAAGAGCGATTACGACAAACTTTCCGAGGGAAGTTCTCTTACCATCGATACTACTTCAATCGTTGCTGGTGGCGAAACCGCAGCTACAACTGGTGAAGGAAGTACGATAATGGTTAAAAACGATCTTTCGGAAAAAGAGCTGGCAATAATTAAAGCAGGCGGACTGCTTAATTATGTTGGCAATCAATAA
- a CDS encoding ABC transporter substrate-binding protein, translating to MKRILSIFTIVIILCATYGVCYADSENSPMVRLRAGIQGVIEILNNPEYKGHPEKNAEKADKVRETIKNFFNFEELSKRAVGRPWLKFTPEERTHFVDLFTQLLEQTYLGRIEDYSGEKVAFDKETIVKGKYAQVDTRLLTGDKDIPVFYRLKLVDGEWDVYDVKIEGISLVRNYKTQFAGIIDTSTDAAFAASKKELFARLDRKCKELDKTNNATASQQKQ from the coding sequence ATGAAACGAATTCTATCCATATTTACTATAGTCATAATTCTTTGTGCTACATATGGGGTCTGCTATGCTGACTCTGAAAACTCTCCTATGGTGCGTTTACGCGCAGGCATTCAGGGTGTCATTGAAATTTTGAATAACCCTGAGTACAAAGGACATCCTGAAAAAAATGCTGAAAAGGCTGATAAAGTTCGAGAAACTATTAAAAACTTTTTTAATTTTGAAGAACTTTCCAAACGTGCTGTTGGTCGGCCATGGCTCAAGTTTACTCCTGAAGAGCGGACTCACTTCGTAGACCTTTTCACCCAATTGCTTGAACAAACATACCTAGGCCGTATTGAAGATTATTCAGGAGAAAAGGTCGCATTTGACAAAGAGACCATAGTTAAGGGAAAATACGCACAGGTTGATACACGTCTACTAACAGGCGATAAAGATATTCCCGTTTTCTACCGCTTAAAACTTGTGGATGGAGAGTGGGATGTTTATGATGTCAAAATTGAAGGTATCAGCCTTGTAAGAAATTATAAGACACAATTTGCGGGAATTATTGATACAAGTACTGACGCCGCTTTTGCTGCAAGTAAAAAAGAACTCTTTGCACGACTCGATAGAAAGTGCAAAGAACTCGATAAAACTAATAATGCTACTGCCTCACAGCAAAAGCAATAA
- a CDS encoding peptidylprolyl isomerase has translation MNAAKLQTENEEAMMDILRQNAQNWGIKILFAIIIIVFVFAFGVSGFNGNTDPVIAYVNDEPIPTQEFIKVYRETADSMRAQNPGLASEQLQSPEFKKAVLGQMVSQQLLEAEAAKLGISVSNTELSYSISKIPAFTNAEGKFDVKIYQNFLKSRQMSAATFENDIRNSHLIQKLQEYVTLPVKPTIAEARELFNTASEKIQIDYYYVSGADFLKQVKVDDKSVEEYYKANPDKFTIPARAVVNYIAFTPEELSIYEVVTPEEIESYYEAHKDSYAQEPQVKARHILIMVDENASDADVNKAEKKIKKILAKAEAGQDFAKLAKKYSEGPSAGKGGELGWFGKGSMVKPFEDAAFNLKKGEVSKPVRTKFGWHIIKIDDIRKEGQKDLDQVKEEIRSAIAEEKASDSITDKLDHAIDLIASGMKFDKVSDEIGIAIKNSEKATLQNLTRAFGMTESAAKTIIDLPAGSVSNMPIGIDNGYLIAEKVKDIPASVSPLKDVKEDIKNFLSQQQAMKIAQAKATVIMAQLIDAKTSASALKNIKKELRTSEPFGRNGFVPNLGMNPKLAEAAFAAKKDQWLSQVFELPGGFIVARLDERVPPKEEAWEAQKDMIMNALQQQRANEVFNAFLTELRTKAKVEIVRPDILNQ, from the coding sequence TTGAACGCAGCCAAGCTGCAAACGGAGAATGAAGAAGCCATGATGGACATTCTGCGCCAAAATGCCCAGAATTGGGGTATTAAGATCCTTTTCGCAATCATCATCATTGTCTTTGTATTCGCTTTCGGAGTTAGCGGATTCAACGGCAACACTGATCCGGTTATCGCATATGTTAATGATGAGCCAATTCCTACTCAGGAGTTTATCAAAGTATACCGCGAAACAGCCGACTCCATGAGGGCACAGAACCCTGGACTTGCTTCTGAACAGCTTCAATCTCCTGAATTTAAAAAAGCAGTTCTTGGGCAAATGGTCAGCCAGCAGCTTCTAGAAGCTGAGGCAGCTAAACTTGGTATTTCAGTTTCTAATACTGAACTTTCTTACAGCATCAGTAAGATCCCGGCATTCACTAATGCAGAGGGCAAATTTGATGTTAAGATTTACCAGAATTTTCTGAAATCCAGACAGATGTCTGCTGCGACATTTGAAAATGATATCCGCAACAGCCACTTGATTCAGAAGCTTCAGGAATATGTGACTCTGCCGGTTAAGCCAACAATAGCTGAAGCTCGTGAATTGTTTAATACTGCTTCTGAAAAGATTCAGATTGACTACTATTATGTTTCAGGTGCTGATTTTTTAAAGCAGGTGAAAGTCGATGATAAGTCTGTTGAAGAGTATTACAAAGCCAACCCAGATAAATTTACAATACCTGCTCGTGCAGTTGTAAACTACATTGCTTTTACTCCAGAAGAACTGTCTATTTACGAAGTAGTTACTCCTGAAGAAATTGAAAGTTACTACGAAGCACATAAAGACAGCTACGCACAGGAACCACAGGTTAAAGCCCGTCACATCCTGATTATGGTAGATGAAAATGCTTCTGATGCTGATGTAAACAAAGCGGAAAAGAAAATTAAAAAGATTCTTGCCAAAGCTGAGGCTGGGCAGGACTTCGCCAAACTTGCTAAAAAATATTCTGAAGGCCCCAGTGCCGGTAAGGGCGGTGAACTCGGCTGGTTTGGCAAGGGTTCAATGGTTAAACCTTTTGAAGATGCAGCTTTTAATCTTAAAAAAGGTGAAGTCAGCAAGCCTGTTCGCACAAAATTCGGATGGCACATCATCAAAATCGATGACATTCGCAAAGAAGGTCAGAAAGATTTAGATCAGGTCAAAGAAGAGATCAGATCTGCTATAGCTGAAGAAAAAGCATCTGATTCTATTACTGATAAGCTTGATCATGCAATCGACCTTATTGCATCTGGAATGAAGTTTGATAAAGTTTCTGATGAAATCGGTATTGCTATCAAGAACAGTGAGAAAGCAACTTTACAAAACCTGACCCGTGCATTCGGCATGACTGAAAGTGCAGCTAAAACAATTATTGATCTACCAGCAGGCAGCGTAAGCAACATGCCTATAGGAATTGACAACGGATATCTTATTGCTGAAAAAGTTAAAGATATCCCTGCTTCAGTCAGCCCACTGAAAGATGTAAAGGAAGACATTAAAAACTTTCTTTCTCAGCAGCAGGCTATGAAGATTGCTCAAGCCAAAGCAACGGTAATTATGGCGCAACTCATTGATGCCAAAACATCTGCAAGCGCACTTAAGAATATCAAAAAAGAGCTTAGAACATCCGAACCTTTTGGTCGCAACGGATTTGTTCCTAACCTTGGTATGAATCCAAAACTGGCCGAAGCAGCATTTGCTGCCAAAAAAGACCAGTGGCTCTCACAGGTTTTTGAACTGCCCGGCGGATTTATTGTTGCTCGTTTAGATGAACGGGTACCTCCTAAAGAAGAAGCATGGGAAGCTCAGAAGGACATGATCATGAATGCACTGCAGCAGCAGCGCGCAAATGAAGTGTTTAACGCTTTCCTCACAGAATTGCGAACTAAAGCAAAAGTCGAAATTGTTCGCCCCGACATCCTGAATCAGTAG
- a CDS encoding HD domain-containing protein — translation MMKNLKSRDKMTRLADFLFEVGMLRKTPRTGYQFLGTGSESVADHSYRVAVLGYVLADMAGADMARTVFMCLFHDLHEARTGDFNYVNSIYNQSERNKALQHTLDGTGLENKIYPYWEELEASESIESKLAHDADQLDFILNLKEEQDMGNPYAAKWLESAIKRLRTDEGQKLADKISETDHKDWWYLGPPPSWWENKHGLDDEE, via the coding sequence ATGATGAAGAATCTTAAAAGCCGAGATAAAATGACCAGACTTGCTGACTTTCTTTTCGAAGTTGGCATGCTGCGTAAAACGCCAAGGACCGGTTACCAGTTTTTAGGAACCGGTTCAGAATCTGTAGCAGATCACTCGTATCGTGTCGCTGTGCTGGGTTATGTTCTAGCTGATATGGCTGGAGCTGATATGGCGCGTACTGTTTTCATGTGCCTCTTCCATGATTTACATGAAGCTCGCACTGGTGATTTTAACTACGTAAATAGCATCTATAATCAAAGCGAAAGAAATAAAGCACTGCAGCATACTCTTGACGGAACAGGTCTTGAAAATAAAATATATCCTTATTGGGAAGAACTTGAAGCAAGCGAAAGCATTGAGTCTAAGCTTGCCCATGATGCGGATCAACTCGATTTTATTTTGAACCTTAAAGAAGAGCAGGACATGGGCAACCCATATGCTGCAAAATGGCTTGAATCTGCAATTAAAAGACTTCGCACTGATGAAGGCCAGAAATTAGCCGATAAGATTTCTGAAACAGACCACAAAGACTGGTGGTATTTAGGTCCACCACCAAGCTGGTGGGAAAATAAACATGGACTTGATGACGAAGAATAA
- a CDS encoding ABC transporter ATP-binding protein gives MNRSAPDIKIENLTIGYDTTVVVNDINATLPGGGISVILGRSGCGKSTLLKNILKLNTPMSGAVYLGKHNIFELKPKAFRCLKQRIGVLFQDGALLGALTLFDNVSLPLKEHTKLKQPEIYEVVKSKLSLVGLENFMDYYPNELSGGMRKRAGLARAMVMDPDILFCDEPTSGLDPINSAELDGLLLELKERFDMTIVVVSHDLASMKTIADYIVVLGEGKTLFRGHKDELMATTDPYLRQFLDREGEKRFTPRVTTSPLDPSVMKMDCTKYIGDYGNN, from the coding sequence ATGAACAGATCAGCACCTGATATTAAAATTGAAAACCTGACCATCGGCTATGATACGACCGTAGTGGTAAATGATATCAATGCGACTCTTCCCGGTGGTGGTATTTCTGTTATCCTTGGGCGGTCAGGTTGTGGCAAGTCTACTTTACTAAAAAATATCCTTAAGCTGAACACTCCAATGAGTGGAGCTGTTTATCTGGGTAAACACAATATTTTTGAGCTTAAGCCTAAGGCTTTCAGATGCCTGAAGCAACGCATTGGCGTTCTTTTTCAAGATGGAGCACTACTCGGAGCATTGACGCTTTTTGATAATGTATCCCTTCCACTAAAAGAACATACAAAGCTTAAACAACCTGAAATTTATGAAGTTGTAAAATCTAAGCTCAGCCTTGTCGGGCTTGAAAATTTTATGGACTATTATCCAAATGAACTTTCAGGTGGAATGCGCAAACGTGCCGGCCTTGCGCGGGCAATGGTAATGGATCCTGACATCCTTTTTTGCGATGAACCTACATCAGGTCTTGATCCAATCAACTCAGCAGAACTGGACGGACTACTGCTTGAACTCAAAGAACGATTTGATATGACAATCGTAGTAGTCAGCCATGACCTGGCAAGCATGAAAACCATTGCCGACTATATTGTTGTATTAGGAGAAGGGAAAACACTTTTCCGAGGCCATAAAGATGAACTTATGGCTACAACAGACCCTTATTTAAGACAATTTTTAGATCGTGAAGGAGAAAAACGATTTACTCCAAGAGTAACAACCTCTCCCCTTGATCCTTCGGTAATGAAGATGGACTGCACCAAGTACATTGGTGACTATGGAAATAATTAA
- a CDS encoding ABC transporter permease: MMNQTRTENKFLLPFTLLGKISTNILGEAGAMCIFLFQGIMHIFSSFGIFSKTVKELYFIGVKSITVISLIGLFTGMVIGLQTYYALAKFGSEGFLGAAVSLSLVRELGPVLTAIMLTGRAGSSMTAEIGVMRISEQIDALELMDINPLSFLVSPKILASLISFPILTALFDLIGIIGGYLTGVALLGGNSGVYFYRVHSSLSWTDISAGFNKSIVFAVIVCTVCCFQGYFTHFRKDGKGPEGVSQATTTAVVMSCVMVLISDYILTSLFF; encoded by the coding sequence ATGATGAACCAGACTAGAACTGAAAATAAATTTCTGCTCCCTTTTACTCTTCTAGGTAAAATAAGTACGAACATACTTGGAGAAGCAGGGGCCATGTGCATCTTTCTTTTTCAAGGAATCATGCATATTTTCAGTTCATTTGGTATATTCTCCAAAACAGTTAAAGAACTTTACTTCATTGGAGTAAAATCAATAACTGTAATTTCTCTGATCGGCCTATTCACCGGAATGGTGATCGGTCTGCAGACATATTATGCATTAGCTAAATTCGGTTCTGAAGGATTTCTCGGAGCTGCTGTCTCTCTTTCCCTTGTCCGCGAACTTGGCCCAGTACTGACTGCAATAATGCTGACAGGTCGTGCAGGCTCGTCAATGACTGCAGAAATCGGTGTAATGCGTATTTCCGAGCAGATCGATGCACTTGAACTCATGGATATCAACCCTCTGAGTTTTCTGGTCAGCCCTAAAATTCTGGCTTCACTTATTTCATTCCCGATTTTAACTGCACTTTTCGATCTTATAGGTATCATAGGTGGTTATTTGACAGGGGTGGCGCTGCTTGGCGGCAATTCAGGTGTTTATTTTTACCGTGTTCACTCCTCTCTTTCTTGGACTGATATATCTGCGGGATTCAATAAATCTATTGTTTTCGCTGTAATAGTATGCACGGTATGCTGCTTTCAGGGTTACTTTACCCACTTCCGTAAAGACGGCAAAGGTCCAGAGGGAGTCAGCCAGGCAACAACAACGGCCGTTGTCATGTCATGTGTAATGGTCCTTATTTCTGATTACATTTTGACTTCTTTATTTTTTTAG